A genome region from Solanum pennellii chromosome 12, SPENNV200 includes the following:
- the LOC107005618 gene encoding L-ascorbate oxidase homolog, with product MPLKRELAVFLVALLVVNTIAESPYRFFEWNVTYGTIWPLGLPQKGILINGQFPGPDIISVTNDNVIINVFNNLDEEFLISWNGIQNRRNSFEDGVWGTTCPIPPGKNFTYILQVKDQIGSFYYFPSTAFHKASGGFGGFRILSRPGIPVPFDEPAGDFTVLIGDWYKSNHTYLKSVLDRNHKLPFVDALHINGIGPQGPNRATFTVDQGKTYRLRISNVGLEHSLNFRIEGHKMKLVEVEGTHTMQETYSSLDVHVGQSYSVLITADQTPKDYYIVVSNRFSSILLTTTGVLRYSNSNQEFTGPPPGGPTIEIGWSLTQARSIRTNLTASGPRPNPQGSYHYGMINTTRTIRLANSAGQVNGKQRYAVNSVSFVPTKSGTPLKLADYFKIGGFTPGNIPDAPTGKGIYLDTSVLQTDYRTFIEIVFENKEGIVQSWHLNGYAFWVVGMDGGKWTPASREQYNLRDAVSRITTQVYPKSWTAIYIALDNVGMWNLRSEFWARQYLGQQLYMRVYTTSTSWRDEYPIPINALLCGDVAGRHKRPL from the exons ATGCCGCTAAAACGAGAGTTAGCGGTGTTTTTAGTGGCACTACTAGTTGTGAACACAATAGCAGAGAGTCCTTATAGATTCTTCGAATGGAATGTTACTTATGGAACGATTTGGCCTCTAGGCTTACCTCAAAAG GGAATTTTGATTAATGGGCAATTTCCTGGTCCTGATATTATTTCTGTCACAAATGACAATGTTATTATCAATGTCTTCAACAATTTGGATGAGGAGTTTCTTATTTCATG GAATGGAATACAAAATAGGAGAAACTCATTTGAAGATGGAGTATGGGGAACAACATGTCCAATTCCACCAGGGAAGAATTTCACATACATTTTGCAAGTTAAAGATCAAATAGGTAGCTTTTACTATTTCCCTTCAACTGCATTCCACAAAGCTTCTGGTGGTTTTGGAGGGTTCAGGATCCTCAGTAGGCCTGGAATTCCGGTCCCTTTCGATGAACCTGCTGGCGATTTCACCGTTCTTATTGGTGATTGGTACAAGAGCAATCACACG TATTTGAAATCAGTACTTGATAGAAACCACAAGTTGCCTTTTGTTGATGCTCTACATATCAATGGTATCGGTCCACAAGGTCCTAATCGCGCTACCTTCACAGTTGATCAAG GGAAAACTTATAGACTTAGAATATCAAATGTTGGATTGGAACATTCACTCAACTTTCGTATCGAAGGACATAAAATGAAATTGGTGGAGGTAGAAGGAACACATACAATGCAAGAGACGTATTCCTCACTCGACGTTCATGTTGGACAATCCTACTCTGTCCTCATCACAGCTGATCAAACTCCTAAGGACTACTACATTGTTGTTTCAAATCGTTTCTCGTCTATTCTCCTTACTACCactggtgtacttcgctacagCAATTCTAACCAGGAATTCACTGGCCCGCCCCCTGGTGGTCCAACCATCGAAATTGGTTGGTCCCTTACGCAGGCTCGTTCAATTAG GACTAACTTGACCGCGAGTGGACCAAGGCCAAACCCACAAGGATCATATCATTATGGTATGATCAACACGACTAGAACTATCAGGCTCGCGAATTCTGCTGGACAAGTTAATGGAAAGCAAAGATATGCTGTCAACAGTGTGTCCTTTGTGCCAACGAAAAGTGGTACTCCTCTCAAGCTTGCTGACTACTTCAAGATTGGTGGATTTACCCCCGGAAACATACCTGATGCCCCCACCGGTAAAGGAATTTACCTCGACACATCTGTTTTGCAAACTGACTACAGGACATTCATTGAGATTGTATTCGAGAACAAGGAAGGAATCGTTCAGAGTTGGCATCTTAACGGCTATGCCTTTTGGGTAGTAGG CATGGACGGAGGAAAATGGACTCCGGCTAGTAGGGAACAATACAATCTTCGTGATGCAGTCTCAAGAATCACAACTCAG GTGTATCCCAAGTCGTGGACAGCGATATACATTGCATTAGACAATGTGGGAATGTGGAACCTAAGATCAGAGTTTTGGGCGCGACAGTATCTAGGACAACAGTTATACATGAGGGTATACACAACATCAACTTCTTGGCGCGATGAATATCCAATTCCAATTAATGCTCTTTTATGTGGCGATGTAGCTGGTCGACATAAAAGACCACTCTAA